Genomic window (Rhododendron vialii isolate Sample 1 chromosome 4a, ASM3025357v1):
AATATATTATTTCAATCCTCCTGTGATTTCGGGTAATTAAAAGAACCATAAATATTTGTACCATCCTTTCTATATATATCGTTAGCCCTTTTACCCATAGATCTCAGCCgtagaaaaaatgtgtaccGATCGTAGGGTCAAAAATATAGGAGGAATTTTAGGGATTCAAAAACCTCCctgtcatattatatatatatatactagtgctagcccgtgcctacggcactacgaaTCTCGGTTGAAAAgggatggcagttgtgtgatttaggtggaaaccatgggcacttaaccgggaAATGAGAGGATGCACTTCAACCTTTAGATTAAAtaaatctaagccgttccaacaacttgtcctcacacccttctgttttataatagagatagcTGGTACTTGATGGGCAATTAGgacaagaacaacaaaatgtaCCCATTGGATGTGGAAGATGCCAAAGTTCAATCTATAGTTGTACGAGAATATATTCGTGTGCTGGAAATTAAGGAAGTTTTCTATGGAAGAGTCTCTTGAGATTAAAACTTGAGCATTTGGGTATAATACTCCACCCATCTACCCGAAGATTTATTTTGTATATTGATTAAGATTAATACCTACTGGAGTGAAATCATGAAGCATGTGAAGTTTAGGTAAAGCTAGAGTTTTTGCTATAGGTGTCGAATAcgggtcgtgccgtgccggtCCAGCTTGTTTAGTTTCGTGCCAAACATTCTTCGTGCTGTGGCTAACCACTGAGTTCAAGTTCATACCATAGCAAGAAGTAAGTTCCTAGGCCTGTGGTACTTTTCCCAGTCTCTAGCCTTGGCAAATTCCTCAAGTTTCCTAGAGAACTCCTTCAAACTGATGTCCATCACCTTCTCTTGCCCAACTTCTTCACTCCTTAACGGGGTGTTTGGgaacctactttttggcttttcattttcagttttttggctttttggattatggccaGAATGTATTTTGGGTATGAAGAGTGTTTGGGAAGATTTGtacagaatgtattttgaaattgtagtagtgtttggtaaatgattgttgagaatgaattatgggttgtatttttaccatattgcccTTTGTCTTCTTATAACAGGTCACTTCcgtttttttgttaaatttttttttttactttattattgaatattttttatgggcTGTTTATTGAAGTCTGTTATTTTAAAGTAATGTTTTgtgtttgcttcttcttcttttttccagatCTGCTGTTTGCCTTTGGCCGTTATATTGTTGTGGTAAAATAATTGTTTTTgatatgtaatttttttcctttttttaatttaaggAAGACATTCGGTATTTTTATTTGGTATTttagatataaaaaaataagaccaATGTTACAAGTAACACTTTAATTTAACGACAAACacataacataaatataaagaacaattaaacaaacacaaacactttaTTAATATTACAAGTCCGAAgccaaaaaaacacacacacacacacacacacacaaaccacgCCTACAagcagaatgaaaaaaaaagcacagcaaaaaaaccaaacacacaGGTTCAACAATATTACACAACCTCCAAAGTGTCGAGGTAACCTAACGTATATTGTTTTCCATAATGAAATCTCGCATAGATGCCCTTACAGTGTCCATGTTACGATCATCATGTTGGACCCTACTTCCATGGTTGCAGTTAGGTGCTGTAGTTTCTACTCCTCGATCTGAAGGCAAGAAATTTGGTCGCCTATCATAGAAACCAAAAGGAATGTCGGGAAAGTTGTTCCTTCTTATAAAATTATGAATCGCCATCGTTGCGGACACAAGAGCTACTTGTGTTGTCATTGTGAAGCCAACAGGCATGTCACAAATCAGAGGCCAATGAGCTTTCCAAATGCCATATGTCCTTTCAATGGTGCATGGAAGAGAGGAGTGTATTTTGTTAAACCTTTCAAAGTTGGTCCTTGGTGCACCTCCGTCACGCCATTCAGGAGGGTGACATCTACAACCTTTGTATGGTGCTAGATAACCACGAGTGTTTGGGTACCCGGCATCTACCAAATAAAATTGATCTATAGTGATTGTGAAATACGTTAGTTGTAAAAATTTTAGTACAATTACGGTGTAATATAAGTAAAGGAGAAATCACAGGACTAACCTCCTTGTGGTGTTGGAAACTTTAACGTAGGATTCCTTATACAATCATAAAAAATTCTTGTGTCGTGCGCACTTCCTTCCCATCCCGATAACACGAACGTGAAGCACATATCAAAGTCACATGCGGCCATAATGTTTTGTGTTGGATATCCTTTACAACCAATCCATTTCTGTATGGGGTCGTCCGTAGGTGGGTGGGCTTTTATGTGAGTGCCATCAATAGCCCCAATGCACTCCTACATATAGAAAATTGAATGGTTAAAAGCCCCAAGGCTACGAATTGGCTGGATACTCATAAAACGAAtaaatcaattacaaaaaataCCTTGAAATGTGGATAATATCTTGGATTGTTAGCTATTTTGCTATGCACTCCTTGTTGAGGCCATGGTCTAACCCAATCGATAGCCATGGCATTGAGGGCGTTTAGCACATTATGGAACTGCCTTGATATAGTCTCCCCTGAATGTTGAAAATGTTCTTGGGCATTTCTATTATTAGCTCGTTGGCCCATTATCCAGAGAAAGATAGTTACTTGCTCAGCAACTAAGATTCGCTCGGATACTTGCAACCCATAATTATGCTCAAGTTGGTAAACAAGTGAAAAGAAATTCATCTTACTCATACGAAATGATTGATACATACGCTTTGGGTTTCCCTCTTCCAGCTCGGTGACCCAAGCTCAACCAGTTAAGGCGGAGGTGCGGCACGGTCCCTTGCACATGTACGTATCATGGTGGATGTTACATATCCCAATAGCAGCTCATCTTATTCTTGCATTTGCCCGACTAGGCGTAGGATGACTCGACCCTTCCCCGGTATCGTTCGGATCTCCATCGTATGGATCTCCGCCATATGGATCGTCATTGTTCCAATTTTCTTCATCGTAAAGATCATGATCGTAATCATCCGGATTTGCATAATTTGCCATACAGATTTGTAGGGGTAAACATGCACAGTGGTAGAATATGGGCTATTTTATTGCAAATGGAGCTTTGTTTCATGTTTTAAAAAACACAGCCAAGTGTATGGGTATTTATACACATTCTTGGTTATTGTTTTGTAAAGCAAACCCCCCTAGCCAAGTTGCCgacagattttcaaaagtattggcactattcaaatttttttgggaagttAAAATCACTATTCATATTTGGAGCTATTTCATGCATTATTGGACTTTTTCCATAAATGTAACTTGTCCTTCATGCATTATTGTCCTCCCCCATTTGCCAAACACCAAATATACAGCCAAAGTGTCAAGAAAGCTGGGAATTCAGAATCTGCAAGGACTCGTGAAGTGCATTATTGGCCTCTTGAAAGCAAGAAAGCTTTGAATTATTGTGCTCCCTCTGATTGCTGAAAAAACCCAATCATGTATGAACACATCCCATAGATGCAGATTCGGGCAGGGAACTACCCATAAACCTTACTCTCTAAAGAATGAAAAAACAAGGAACCTCATGTTTAAACAACCAAATGCACTATACAGTAGTGGATAAACAGAATTTCACATCGAAGAATATATTTACCAATATATGTATCAGAGTGTAATCAAAGGGAGAACAATTTTATTTGGTTGACAAAATGAAAGGGGTCACTAAAACAATAAATGGGGGCGCATTTCATCCAATGACCCTGCTTTAACCAATTTTTTCTGTTTATGAAGTGGTGCAACAAATTAGACTTGTGGACTTTAGCTGGGAAAAAAATAGCTGACTTCATTATTTTAGTGAGATACCCACCCAGTTATATAACCAAATTACACAGAAACAATTCTCATTGATTTCAACAACATAATATTTGCAGAGTCTACACATACATATTTATATGAGTTAGTCATTCATATGACACAACACAGAAAAGCaaaatttggtaaatgaaaaaagaatcaacacagGCAATGACAATACAAGTTCTAAGAAACTGCCTAAACAGACAAAAAAGCCATTGTTTTTGTTCATATGGCATAGCAAACTTCGAATCAATTCGACTTCCAGTCCAGCAACTTATCTGAGCCACAAATCATTCAACTTCTGTCAAGCTTGCTTAAACACCCTTAAACTCATGGCAACATTTTTTCTATTATGCGTGGACCAATAAAAATTAACCTTTTAACTCCAAAAACAAGCATCAATAACTCCAAATACTACCATTAACTCCAAATACTATCATTAGTCAGTACTCCACCAGACACCAGGAACCATCAGTCTCAAAGTACTACAATCAGTAACACCAACAAAATTATTCACTACTGAAACAGAAACTTCaccaccaaattaaagtgcaGAAAAACTGGAAAAGGTGTTGCAAACTCAGTCATACAAGTCTAGTTAAAGTCTCATCGAAAACCACACAAATTTAAAACATGAAAGTCTAGTAAACACCACTTGAAAGAGGGCAAGACATGAACTGAGGTCGCCAGCCATAAACTTACCGATTGTTGAACCAATTGCCACCACCCATTTTCTGCAACTCAGCTGCTTCCACCCTTTGCAATTCTTGGGTGATGAAGTAGTACCTCCTAATTTCGTCCGGGCAAGTCATGAAAAGCGTTCGGGCCCTCGCATCTCTGAAAAGGTTATGGACTTTTGCCCACAACGTTGGATCTGTGTCAAACTCAGGGAGTAGCAATAGCTTATCACTGCATTCTTTTATCGTTGGAATGTCAGAGGCAGCACGGTGGACGGAGGAGGGAGAACTTGCACTATTAGTTGAGTCACAGATTTGTTGCATGCAAGCTTCAAGTCTTGAGCCCATGGTACCCTTTTTGCCTTTGCCTTTCTTCGTGGCCAATCCATCAGCACGCCTCTTCTTGGAGACATCTTCCAGTGGGTGCACCAATTCTTGAACCTCAGCATCATTATCCAACAATGCATCAATGTCATCCATCTCCAAATTTATAGTACACTCTTCCGGGGTAGCTGGAATTGAGCCTGAACTAGGTGTGTGCATATGCTCACCAGTAGCTGTGTTGCTACCAAAAAGGATGCGCATTTCCTCCTCAAGTGGCAAAGGCTTTTCCTTGAACTTGATGCACTCGGGATGGCGCTGCAAATAAACATATcatttagggaaatgatttaaAAATAACCTATGTATTTTGgcgaaagaaaaacaaattcagAAGGCACAATACAGTGCTTGAAAGAAATTGGGAGGAAGGAATACCATCAGCTTGAGATCCCACCACTCCTCTGATGCTGTAATAGCACCTGTGTCTGGATCCCTACCTAGTTCGGTTTCACCTAAAACCAAGTGTTGCCATAGCTGccacttctttttcaaaacaccccaTTGATTCTTCAGTTGGCTTCTAGTATAATCCTTTCCCCTTCGTTCATTAAATTTCTTCAGAACATTGGCCCACCCAATCTTGGTAAGTTGGGTTCCTTCTTTGTACCCAGCACCTCCCAACTCTTCCACACATGCTTGGATGAAGCACTCTTTGGACTGTGCATGCCAAATTGCTTTAGTAGCTGCAGTTGccattttttcccttcttgaAGATGTTGTTTGAGTGGAAGACATGTCTACAGTAGTGGAAAAACACAATTATACGTTCTGAATAAAAGGAAAGCACAACTGTCCACGAATCAAAACGTCCAACCAAATGATTCCTTCAATGACCACTAATGACAAAAGAAAGTTCTATTGGAAGCAACCTATGCGAATATTACATATCTATACACGTGTATTACTTCTATCTTCTACTATTTCATCATAGTATTGTTGGTAGACAACTTTCATATACTATCATCGCAAATAATTGCCTTAACACGATTCCAGGTAAGGAAAATGGTACTCAGGTTCAACACATAGGTCATAAGTACGACTAAACAACCCAACATTTATACTCCGAATTAAATTAAAACTACAATAAGTTTCTGCTACATCTTGCCAATTCTCAATACAacataataatgacaaaaaGTTGGGAAATTACAAAATAACATGGGCATCAGTACTTGGCTAACACATAGCCATACTAGAATCTGAATTTAACGACATCTCCCATCTTCATTTCAACACGATGACCCCCATCGTGATAATGAGGCATATGGCCAAAAACTTTGTCAACATCTTTGAATACTCAAATTGTTGTCGAATGATCATAACCTCTTTCTCAAGTGCTACAACATCATCAATGACCTTGGTAGCACAGACATTGGAAGCACAGACATTGATATATTCAGTCGATCCCCAACCGCCAATTTGACTACTGCTTGTCCATTCCACAGGGAGGCACCAGTCAAAGAACCCACACCGAGCTGCCCTCTCCTTACGACATATAAAATACAATTCTCCTTTCGACTTCTCATTCTTTTCAACAACCTTAATTTCAGCCATTGTCCCACAATAACAATTTCTTGGCTTATACAGAAGTTTGGGGGTGTTGGTAACCCCTTTCTTGGTCTCACTCTCCGCTCGATAATAACTACTGCTCGATGACATTTGCCTTTAACAAACAGGTATATTACTACAGATTAGTACAAAATAATTACtatagattttcttttttaagaacTGAACGCAGGGtagaattttttcaacaaaatctacAAACATTAACCAGTATCGTAAACCCTAAATGTTGATGAAGAACTAAAACAGTAGGATATTCTTCTTCCCCTGAAGAAGAAACTGGGGATGCTTTGGTAACTAAAACTGTAATTTACTTTGCTGCTGAGACTGGAACTCAAATATAAAATTTGCTGCTCCAACAGTTGGAATCAAATTCCAACTGCAGGCATTGAGAGTGGGTTTGGAAGGATTCGTCGTAGTGGACATAACCCAACCTCAAAGATCATTcctatttgtattttttttctttttcggccTGTTTGATTGGGGGTTTAAGATTAGGTGGGTCGTGGTCGAGGGATTGGTAGTCCGAGGGCTAAATGCAGTGTAGGATCCTGTGTTTGTGGAGGGATTATATTACTAGGACAaagaacaggagagagagaggacccaTGGTGTGAGTGTGACACATCTCCTACTTTACTCCCTATATGTGTCACCATCCCCTTCTCGCCTCTGCTTCTTTGGTGTCCCAATCGCCATTAAAGAGCACACAGAGGAAAAAAATACTCTGTAGTAAGTCGGAAAAATAAAACCCTtgtcaaatctctctctcacttgctCTAATCTTACAAATCTATAACAACCTACACACAGAAACCCTAACCTCAAGCCGAAGAACAATCCTAAGccgaagaacaagaagaatacCTGAAGATTGGGTACAGAAAGTTGATGAGAGGTGGTGTAGATCTGCTCCGGCAACACACTGTGTACGATGACGACTGTGCTTCTCGTTTCTCCTCTCTGATCTTCTCTCTCTGGTCtctctcccccttctctctcttctctaggTGTCAGTTGTGTGGTGAGCAGATGAGAAGGGAGTGGATAAGGAGGGAGGGGCAAATCTGGTAAAATGAGGGAGTATTATGGGTATATTGGTAATAGAAACCCAAAATCCGAAAATGAGAATCCAAAAAACTCCTCAAACccaaattttggtttttggctCCTAAACCCAAAATCCGAAAACCTATTCTCCTAAAATCCATTCTCAACTTCAGTTGCCAAACACTCAAAATCTGAAAATGAGAATCCAAAAATTTActtgccaaacaccccctaagaatcgtgagagagagagagagagagagagagagagagagagagagagagacgaacctTGAGCTGCTGTGAAGTCGATGTAAGGAGAAATTGAGAGACGAACCTTGAGCTGCTGTGAAGTCGATGTAAGGAGAAATTGGCACAAAATTTTGTGAAATTGTTTatacccatttttggccaaaaatcagaaaatgaatTTATGGGTTTAAAGGTGGCCTTGAAGGTCAATCTCTGGCCTTGAAAGGCCTTACAATTAGTGGCCCACGAAATTGGGCCAGTTTGGAAGCCATTGACTGAATGAAATTTTGCAAAGGCTTGGGTCAAATTGATGTCTAAAATTTCGTTAtcacaagcccaagcccaagctTGGCCATACACTTGAATTGACCCACTAAACCTGAGCATTTTATCCAGGCCTAGCCCAGTTCTTAGAAGTAATAAGGCCTACAAATAGGTCCAAACAGTTAAAGCTTGGGTTTTCTCACCAGgcttgggctcagaaggcttacaatGGACGAAGGCCCATGATTCACATTGAGTTCGGGTCCAAATAACATATGGGCCTACTTCTTAAAGAAAACGTCACCTATGGCCTTCAGTTGGCAGGGAAAAGGcttcaagctgctcacaagcagctcaaaggcctagaatgttcttgttgGGCAAATCTAGGCAAgctgcttacaagcagctcaaagtcTGAGTCTATACTCTCCTTCAGCACGAAGCAAGGCTTAGGacacatggcagccatgcatgaagaCATCCTaagcagctcacaagcagcttaggCCTGCACAaacagctcaaaggcctagaaggttCTATTTAACATCACACAAGCTGCTCATAAGCAGCTCAACCAGGCCTGCGTTttggccttggtgggcccaaatatctcttttttataaacatctatgctcacaagcagctcaaaggcctcaagctgctcacaagcagctcaaaggcttAGAATGTTCTTGTTTGACAGACCTGGGTAAGCTGTTCActagcagctcaaggtctgagtgGACCCCACCTTTCAACATGAAGCAAGGCCAAGAATAGGTGGTGtacatgcagcccttggagctgtTGGAGAATGgctcatgcagacctaagcaaacTGCAAACAAGCAGCTCACTCAGGTCTggttaatcctttgtttctCGATTCTTCTTTCATAAGGAATCAAGTTTAGAGGAATTGAGGGCCCACAAGAGATAGAAGACCAATAAAATGGTAGGAAGGCCTGGAGAAGTATTGGTCTTCAGCAGTGGTGGGCCCAGAAGGAGTCCATTCAAGTAATAGCTTGAGTATTGAAGCAGCTCAAATGGCCTGGATGCTGCAGGAGCTGAAATTCTTTTTACCATTTTACAAAGTTTTATACAAGGAAGAAGGATTTCTTAAGCCTTTGCCGTTTTCTTGGAGTAAAAGGAATGTTTTGGTCAGGGAGCAgcccctcattggagcatttcgaagttgctcaagcctaagcctctgttagaaggccacatggcagccatgcattgaAGCATTTGAAGCAGCTGAAGGCCTGAAGCCCCTATAAATTACATatttgaaggccttggcaaaggtgcacgaccatcaagcccacggcttatctaaattacatttcaattatctttcaactatttttatctttggGTCCACGACCAAACAAGCCCAAGGCTTATTCAAATTACATGTCAATTATCTTTACATTCCAGCAAACGTCTTTACTTTTCTGTCCAATCTAGCccagcctagattttattttcttatagccagactttgttaaaccgttaatgaagTCCCTTTAATTCTGTTTTAGGTCTTGTTCtactttttctttccattttctaacaacGATTATGAAATTTTTAAGTCCTTTTCAttaaggcaaaccacgaaccacaTATGGCCTCACCCCTTAGGTCGTACACAATCGTCTTACAGAAGTCAGATTGAGGCATCCAAgccttgatacgaatttggaccgcaatccagtcctggcacgcccgcaacTCCTAGCCGATTTGGTTTTacactttttgtggagaaacagaAATACGGTTGTGTTTCCCCAACCCCAACACCAGTAAATAGGCGTGGTTACGGAACACACGTTTTGTTCTTACTTACTAAACACGTGATCACTATGCACGATTCTTTCGTATTTTACTCTTGGACGCACAGAATTACAGTTGGTTGCAACAAATTACACTTGGCTACTTGGAATTGCATATGGCTACGGAATATTAAAAGCGTGATCACCGAAAATGATTCTTTCGTAAATAGCAAGGCTCTTGGCCACGAAAAATTACAGTTGGTTGCTTTGAAATTGCATATGGCCACGAAATAGTGAAATCATGATCACTGTACATGATTTTTTCGTGTTTTACATGGCTTTTGCCGCGAGAAATTACATTTGGCCGCGTCAAATTACAGTTGAACGCTAGAAATTGCATCTGGCCGCGCAATAGTAAAATCGTGATCACTGTACACGATTTTTTCGTGTTTTACATGGCTTTTGCCGAGAGGAATTACAATTGGCCGCATTAAATTACAGTTGGCCGCTTATAATTGCATTTAGCCGCCAAATACTGAAATCGCGATCACTGTACACGATTTTTCGTGTTTACATGGCTTCCGCCGTGAGGAATTACAGTTGGCCGCATTAAATTACAATTGGCCGCTTATAATTGCATTTGGCCGCGAAAGTGATTTACATGACTCCTCGCCGCAAGGAATTACGATTGGCCACAAGTAATTACACATTTCCGCTTGAAATTACAGATGGCCACAATTTCATTTGGGTACCTTGGAAAGTTGCTTCATTACTGGAATGCTGACCGCTTCGATGACTAGCGGTATCCCAACAACGAGACCCCATTCGACTGAGACTGCTGCTATTTCTTGCTTATTTCTATGATCTGATCAACGGGCTAGGGTTTCCAAACATCGCCATGGATTCAAATGAACACGAGGTCATATCCTtacttttcatgtttttttgtgtgtgtctgTTTTTATCGATATTTCTCATTATTTTTCTTGCATTTGGTAGATGAGAAAGCGTGCTgaagaacagaaaattttcattagtTTGGTTTATCTTGATAACTAGATCTCTGGACCACCTCGACTAAATCCGGATTCTTGAAGTTAGGGACCGGGCAAACGGTGGCCTCACGGTACAGAATGTTTGGCCACCGTGAAATTCAAACATGTGATCACAAACACTTATTGCTTTTCCCATTCCCAGTTGGAATACAACTTCTGATTCTCGCTTGAGGAAGTTGTGTCAATGTGTTTACCACAACTTCTTCTTTTGGGCCAAAACATTTTGATGCTAAAAGATTAAGCTTTTACCAATATAACAGTTTTGGCAATCAATATCGCCCTAGGTGGTGCTTATTCcgagagtaattattcaatagtccaGGAGTACAGACACGCAGTACTCTGGACAAGTTTACAAGTGGTCTGGAGTATTACGTGGCGGCACCCcggactattgtataatttcacttATTCTGAGCACTTGCCGGTCCTTCTTGTGTTTCGTTACAGATGAACGTATACGTGAAGGTCATCAAAACAGTTGCCTTAAAAGGTATCACAGACAACTAAAAAACTGAAGGCATTGTTTCATAAGAAGGAAGGCACTCCGGGAAATGTTCAGGAGCTGTTTTTCGCTGTGAGCGGCTCAAGGATGACCACAAGCTGGTTGACTATGGTATTTGGACGAACTCCACTCTCCATCTTTTTCTCCAAACTATAGACAGGATAAAGCTTCTTGTCTACATACCATCAAATGCAAAACAATCTGAAGTTGAAGCGAAGTCTTGTGAAACTGTTGAGAACATTAAACTCTTGATTCAGACAAAAGAGGGCATCCTATCAGATCAATTCACTCTTTTCTACAGTGGAAAGCTGCTGGAAGAAAACAGAACTTTGGCCTCTCTCAATATCCAGTCAGAATCGATCCTTTATTTGGTTTTCAACCCAAGAGATGTGATGTCAGTTTCTGTGAAAATGCCGACGGAGAGATCCTGAAACCGGAAGTCAAGGTCTTGCACACAATTCGTGATGTCAAGGCAGTAATTCGGAGTTTCGTTTGTTTTGTGGACATAGACGAGCAGAATTTAACTTATACAGGAAAGCTACTTGAGAACTCAAAGACTTTAGCTTATTATGACATTAAGGAGAACTCCCTCTTAGAGATGTTGCCTTTTACCTATCAGATATTTTTGATGGACTTGGATGGAAAAACACACTTTCTTAGAGTGTGCAAAGAGGACAGGGTCAGGGATGTGAAGTCTAAGATTTTACACTGGTTTAGTGTGCCCGTTCACTGCTATAATCTTGCATATGCTTGAAAAATACTCAAGGATGACGAAGATTTGGCTACATACCATATTGTGAAACATTCCCATCTCCATGTAGTTTTTCGAGTTAGCGTACCAAAGTTTTTCCCTCTAGGGCACCGAGCCTTTGCACTATCGGGGCCTTTGGAAACTTTGTGCTTTTTGGTTGTCCCTAGGCTAGATGCTGACTTGCCTATATGTTCTGACTGCTCTGTTTcatttgtagtttttttggcTCCACTGCCTTACCATTCACATGAAACTTCACTATCCTTAGGCTGCATTTAGCTCATGGAAGTTTAGAAGGATTTGTCAAGGGAAGGGACCGTGGTAGGGAAAACTTATCTTTTGTTACTTAAGTATCTTATtagcttttccttttccttcctcTACAAATCCCTCCTCAAATCcacgatccaaacacagcatttgCGATTTAATGCCATGATA
Coding sequences:
- the LOC131323932 gene encoding uncharacterized protein LOC131323932, whose product is MATAATKAIWHAQSKECFIQACVEELGGAGYKEGTQLTKIGWANVLKKFNERRGKDYTRSQLKNQWGVLKKKWQLWQHLVLGETELGRDPDTGAITASEEWWDLKLMRHPECIKFKEKPLPLEEEMRILFGSNTATGEHMHTPSSGSIPATPEECTINLEMDDIDALLDNDAEVQELVHPLEDVSKKRRADGLATKKGKGKKGTMGSRLEACMQQICDSTNSASSPSSVHRAASDIPTIKECSDKLLLLPEFDTDPTLWAKVHNLFRDARARTLFMTCPDEIRRYYFITQELQRVEAAELQKMGGGNWFNNRNQREHNNSKLSCFQEANNALHESLQILNSQLS
- the LOC131323549 gene encoding uncharacterized protein LOC131323549; translation: MYQSFRMSKMNFFSLVYQLEHNYGLQVSERILVAEQVTIFLWIMGQRANNRNAQEHFQHSGETISRQFHNVLNALNAMAIDWVRPWPQQGVHSKIANNPRYYPHFKECIGAIDGTHIKAHPPTDDPIQKWIGCKGYPTQNIMAACDFDMCFTFVLSGWEGSAHDTRIFYDCIRNPTLKFPTPQGG